A portion of the Vibrio coralliirubri genome contains these proteins:
- a CDS encoding CobW family GTP-binding protein codes for MSSDKSPMLSIPTNIITGFLGVGKTSAILNLMKNKPENEHWAVLVNEFGEIGVDGSLIQGNQTTQQVFIREVPGGCMCCAAGLPMQIALNQLLNEAKPDRLLIEPTGLGHPKEVLQVLSSEHYRKVLSLQKNVTLVDARKLSDSRYADHDTFNQQITIADTVVGNKVDLYQDGDAEKLAEYVTEICHPNTKLVFAHHGKIPFEEFEGDTNFFGQQAHHHHHHQEKPLASELPMPESGMIKATNQGEGFESVGWRFSAEKLFDHQRLRHFLVGLKAERMKAVFITQSGIFGYNLTEDGLTESELDECIETRIEVIGLEIDDDLEGQLLECMIA; via the coding sequence ATGAGCTCTGATAAGTCACCTATGTTAAGCATTCCAACCAACATTATTACCGGGTTCCTTGGAGTGGGAAAAACCTCTGCGATTCTCAACCTGATGAAGAACAAACCAGAAAATGAACACTGGGCTGTGTTAGTGAATGAGTTTGGAGAAATCGGCGTTGATGGTAGCTTGATTCAAGGCAACCAGACCACACAACAAGTGTTCATTCGTGAAGTACCCGGTGGTTGCATGTGTTGTGCGGCAGGTTTACCGATGCAAATCGCGCTCAATCAACTGCTTAACGAAGCCAAACCCGATCGTTTGTTAATCGAACCAACAGGGCTTGGTCACCCTAAAGAAGTGCTGCAAGTTTTGTCCTCTGAACATTACCGTAAAGTACTATCACTGCAGAAAAACGTTACCTTAGTCGATGCACGGAAGCTCTCTGATTCTCGCTATGCAGATCACGATACCTTCAATCAGCAAATCACCATTGCCGATACCGTAGTTGGTAACAAAGTCGACCTATACCAAGATGGCGACGCAGAGAAACTGGCTGAATACGTGACTGAAATTTGTCACCCGAATACCAAGCTAGTCTTCGCTCACCATGGAAAAATCCCTTTTGAAGAGTTCGAAGGAGATACAAATTTCTTTGGTCAACAAGCGCACCACCATCATCACCACCAAGAAAAGCCGCTCGCTTCAGAATTACCGATGCCAGAAAGCGGCATGATCAAAGCGACTAACCAAGGTGAAGGTTTTGAAAGCGTTGGTTGGCGATTCTCAGCAGAGAAACTGTTTGACCACCAGCGTTTGAGACACTTTTTAGTTGGATTGAAAGCTGAGCGGATGAAAGCGGTATTCATTACTCAAAGTGGTATTTTCGGGTACAACTTAACAGAGGATGGCTTGACGGAATCAGAACTCGATGAGTGTATCGAAACCAGAATAGAAGTGATCGGTCTTGAAATAGACGACGATCTAGAGGGCCAGTTGCTTGAATGCATGATCGCTTAA
- a CDS encoding PLP-dependent aminotransferase family protein produces MSIYRKLANQFIDEIETGKRPEGGRMPSLRQLAKQQAISMSTVVSCYQELESQGWIHSRPQAGYFVSPHKPSHSTPEWAQFESKVSSVKQTSSTYNSINGPLGGSSTTNDEQSIVELERSFRRAIKRMGSRLNHYPDTQGEPMLRQALSTHFAKLDVHFSPEEMVITAGCMSAIKAALESCTKEGDTIAISSPCFNGILELLGKMSRQIIEIPSLDDGVDLQQLEAHLKNKRVDAAIFCTSHMNPQGINMSASQKQKLAELANQYRVPIIEDDVYLELSYSSHTPLPAKYYDKGGYVLWCGSVSKSLSPSYRLGWCLPGRFINEYKAQFSAASYGVALPTQLAVADFIESGQYAKHVRRRCSQILSLRQQYLSYLAQHLPQDVKISNPQGGMVLWLQIPNLNQVTFARAIADQNIDIRLGHLFSTLDLYSNCLRINIGYSLEGETKQQLDALIELIHIHS; encoded by the coding sequence ATGAGTATCTACAGAAAGCTAGCCAATCAGTTTATCGATGAGATAGAAACAGGCAAAAGACCGGAAGGCGGACGCATGCCTTCGCTACGTCAATTGGCCAAGCAACAAGCCATCAGCATGTCGACCGTGGTGAGCTGTTACCAAGAACTGGAATCACAAGGCTGGATACATTCTCGACCGCAAGCGGGGTATTTTGTCTCGCCTCACAAGCCGTCTCACTCAACGCCTGAGTGGGCACAGTTTGAAAGTAAGGTATCTAGCGTTAAGCAAACCTCTTCGACCTACAACTCAATCAACGGACCTTTAGGGGGTTCGAGCACCACCAATGATGAACAGTCGATCGTTGAATTAGAACGAAGTTTTCGTCGCGCTATTAAACGGATGGGCAGCAGGCTCAACCACTACCCAGATACACAAGGTGAGCCGATGTTGCGACAGGCATTATCCACTCACTTTGCCAAGCTCGATGTGCACTTTTCACCTGAAGAAATGGTGATCACCGCTGGCTGTATGTCAGCGATTAAGGCCGCTCTTGAATCGTGTACCAAAGAAGGCGACACCATTGCGATTAGCTCTCCTTGTTTCAATGGTATTCTAGAGTTGCTCGGAAAGATGTCACGTCAGATCATAGAAATCCCATCGCTCGATGATGGTGTCGACTTGCAACAGCTGGAAGCGCATTTGAAGAACAAGCGAGTCGATGCCGCGATCTTTTGTACTTCTCATATGAACCCTCAGGGAATCAATATGTCGGCAAGTCAAAAACAGAAGCTTGCCGAATTAGCGAATCAATATCGAGTCCCGATCATTGAAGATGATGTGTATCTTGAACTGTCTTACTCCTCACACACACCACTCCCAGCGAAGTACTACGACAAAGGCGGCTATGTCTTATGGTGTGGATCAGTATCGAAAAGTTTGTCACCGAGTTACCGTTTGGGGTGGTGTTTGCCGGGGAGGTTTATCAACGAGTACAAGGCTCAGTTCTCTGCTGCGAGCTACGGAGTTGCCCTGCCTACTCAACTTGCGGTTGCTGACTTTATTGAATCTGGCCAATACGCTAAGCACGTGAGGAGAAGATGCTCTCAGATCTTGTCTTTGCGCCAACAATACCTAAGTTATTTGGCTCAGCACCTTCCTCAAGATGTGAAGATAAGTAACCCACAAGGTGGCATGGTGCTTTGGCTGCAAATCCCAAACTTGAACCAAGTAACCTTTGCTCGGGCAATTGCCGACCAGAACATTGATATTAGGCTTGGACACCTGTTCAGCACTCTCGACCTTTACAGTAACTGCTTACGCATCAATATTGGGTATTCGTTAGAGGGTGAAACTAAGCAGCAATTGGATGCCTTAATTGAGCTTATCCACATTCACAGCTAA
- a CDS encoding ABC transporter substrate-binding protein gives MKIKTSAIFVLSALALPSHANECGEFTIADMNWNSASLIAHVDQFILNEGYGCDAQLIPGDSVPTGTSMIEKGQPDVAPELWTNGIKEALDKGVADKRLRYAGKSLVNGGEEGFWVPNYLVEQYPELTTIEGVIKNAKLFEHPEDDEKFAFYSCPAGWTCQITSGHLFDALKLEDHNFEMVDPGSGAALAGTIAKAYERKKAWFGYYWSPTPVLGKYEMVKVDFGSGIDVEEFRNCTTQPDCESPKVTMFPPAPVHTVTTESFATSQPLAYEYFQKRGFTNQKMSQMLAWMEENQADAEEAMYYFLESSPEVWKPWVSEEIASKVQQAL, from the coding sequence ATGAAAATCAAAACATCTGCGATTTTCGTACTCTCCGCTCTAGCGCTACCATCTCATGCCAACGAGTGTGGTGAGTTCACGATAGCCGACATGAACTGGAACTCGGCAAGCCTAATAGCACACGTAGACCAATTTATTCTTAATGAAGGTTATGGCTGCGATGCACAACTGATCCCCGGAGATAGCGTTCCAACGGGTACCTCTATGATCGAAAAAGGTCAGCCTGATGTCGCGCCCGAACTTTGGACAAACGGAATCAAAGAAGCACTCGACAAAGGCGTAGCGGATAAACGGTTACGTTATGCAGGTAAGTCGCTGGTTAATGGGGGTGAAGAAGGGTTTTGGGTCCCAAACTACCTAGTTGAACAGTATCCAGAGCTCACGACTATCGAAGGTGTGATTAAAAACGCAAAGCTGTTTGAACACCCAGAAGATGATGAGAAGTTTGCGTTTTATAGCTGCCCTGCGGGTTGGACTTGTCAGATTACCTCCGGTCACCTGTTCGATGCGCTTAAGTTAGAAGATCACAATTTTGAAATGGTTGATCCCGGCTCAGGCGCCGCTTTAGCAGGTACGATAGCGAAAGCTTACGAACGCAAAAAAGCATGGTTTGGGTATTACTGGTCGCCTACGCCTGTGCTAGGTAAGTATGAGATGGTTAAAGTTGATTTTGGTAGCGGTATCGACGTCGAGGAATTTCGAAACTGCACTACTCAACCTGACTGTGAATCACCTAAAGTGACCATGTTCCCACCAGCGCCGGTTCACACGGTAACAACGGAGAGCTTCGCAACTAGCCAGCCTCTTGCCTACGAATACTTCCAGAAACGTGGTTTCACCAATCAGAAAATGAGCCAGATGTTAGCTTGGATGGAAGAAAATCAAGCGGATGCAGAAGAAGCTATGTATTACTTCTTAGAAAGCTCTCCAGAAGTTTGGAAGCCTTGGGTATCTGAAGAGATCGCAAGTAAGGTTCAACAAGCCCTTTAG
- a CDS encoding carbonate dehydratase, whose translation MLRRNPSGHMPNVSETAFIDPTAIICGKVIIEDNVFIGPYAVIRADEVNEQGDMEAIVIKRDTNIQDGVVIHSKAGAAVTIGERSSIAHRSIIHGPCEVCDDVFIGFNSVVFNAVIGKGCVIRHNCVVDGLDLPENFHVPPMTNIGSGFDLNSISKVPPEYSAFSESVVSANHTLVQGYRRIANEL comes from the coding sequence ATGTTAAGAAGAAACCCTAGCGGCCATATGCCGAACGTATCGGAAACCGCCTTCATTGACCCGACCGCTATCATCTGCGGGAAAGTCATCATTGAAGATAACGTGTTTATCGGCCCCTACGCCGTCATTCGTGCCGACGAGGTTAACGAACAAGGTGACATGGAAGCAATCGTGATTAAGCGCGATACCAATATTCAAGATGGTGTCGTCATACACTCAAAAGCAGGAGCAGCGGTTACCATTGGAGAACGCTCTTCTATCGCTCACCGCTCTATCATTCATGGGCCATGTGAAGTTTGTGACGATGTCTTTATTGGCTTCAACTCGGTGGTATTCAATGCTGTGATTGGCAAAGGTTGCGTCATTCGCCACAACTGTGTGGTAGATGGTCTCGATTTACCGGAAAACTTCCATGTTCCACCAATGACCAATATAGGCTCAGGGTTTGACTTAAATAGCATCTCCAAAGTACCGCCTGAATACTCCGCATTTTCAGAGTCTGTGGTATCAGCCAACCACACCCTAGTTCAAGGCTACAGGAGAATTGCTAATGAGCTCTGA
- a CDS encoding EamA family transporter, giving the protein MKRNDLLLAVFVMAIWGFNFSMIKMGVTNVHPLLATAARFSLAVIPVIFFVARPNVAWRYLVSYGFVFGVGIWGMASWSITAGLSSGLSSVLLSTNVLIGMAVGVWVFKESASVRKLLGAMLAMCALAVLVSAATGNVTVNGVILIMIAACSWTLMGVIVKASKTIQAFAFNVWGMLFAPVPLVLFAVMLHGDQIIWQGIEQWDWNTTIAVLFQAYPTTLFGYWVWNKLLIQYPLSTTAPLTLLVPIFALISGYFMYDEVLSVAQVVASILFLVGIGLIVKPANVSNTKATQTLAEQND; this is encoded by the coding sequence ATGAAAAGAAATGATTTGTTGTTAGCGGTATTCGTCATGGCGATTTGGGGATTCAACTTCTCGATGATCAAAATGGGTGTGACTAATGTTCATCCGTTGTTGGCAACCGCCGCGCGTTTTTCGCTAGCGGTGATTCCGGTGATATTTTTTGTAGCGAGACCTAATGTCGCTTGGCGCTACTTAGTGAGTTATGGCTTTGTGTTCGGTGTGGGTATCTGGGGTATGGCTTCATGGTCGATCACAGCTGGTTTATCGTCTGGGCTTTCATCGGTCTTGCTTTCAACCAACGTATTAATCGGCATGGCGGTTGGCGTGTGGGTATTCAAGGAGAGTGCTTCCGTTCGTAAGTTATTGGGTGCGATGCTAGCCATGTGTGCGTTGGCGGTATTGGTATCTGCAGCAACGGGTAATGTCACCGTTAATGGCGTGATCTTGATTATGATTGCGGCGTGCAGTTGGACCTTGATGGGCGTGATTGTTAAGGCATCGAAAACCATTCAAGCTTTTGCGTTTAATGTCTGGGGGATGCTGTTTGCTCCAGTGCCATTAGTGTTATTTGCCGTGATGTTACACGGTGACCAAATTATCTGGCAGGGCATCGAACAATGGGATTGGAACACGACGATTGCGGTGCTGTTTCAGGCTTACCCAACCACGCTATTTGGTTATTGGGTATGGAATAAGCTGCTAATCCAATACCCTTTAAGCACGACTGCGCCGTTAACCTTGTTAGTGCCTATCTTCGCATTGATCAGTGGTTACTTTATGTACGACGAGGTGCTGTCAGTCGCTCAGGTTGTTGCATCAATACTGTTTCTTGTCGGGATTGGTTTGATTGTGAAACCTGCGAATGTATCGAATACTAAAGCGACACAAACACTTGCCGAGCAAAATGATTGA
- the ihfA gene encoding integration host factor subunit alpha: MALTKADLAENLFETLGYSKRDAKETVEVFFEEVRKALENGEQVKLSGFGNFDLREKNERPGRNPKTGEDIPISARRVVTFRPGQKLKARVENIKIEK, encoded by the coding sequence ATGGCACTCACGAAGGCCGATTTGGCTGAGAACCTGTTTGAGACACTCGGATACAGCAAGCGGGATGCCAAGGAAACGGTTGAGGTGTTTTTCGAAGAAGTTCGTAAAGCACTCGAAAATGGCGAACAGGTAAAACTGTCTGGTTTTGGTAATTTTGATCTTCGCGAGAAAAACGAGCGACCTGGTCGTAACCCGAAAACTGGTGAAGACATTCCAATTTCTGCTCGACGTGTTGTTACTTTCAGACCGGGACAAAAACTAAAGGCCCGAGTTGAAAATATTAAAATCGAGAAGTAG
- a CDS encoding c-type cytochrome yields the protein MRKSALALMLLFLSTVASAAEYQQLANMCIACHGSNNDTSFPSIPNLKWQNQVYLTEQLTDFKSGKREDKTMSKVAQLLSEEDIKKLANYFYQLNNTGSPQ from the coding sequence TTGCGTAAGTCCGCTTTAGCTTTGATGTTACTCTTTTTATCGACTGTCGCTTCGGCAGCTGAGTACCAGCAACTCGCCAATATGTGCATTGCTTGTCATGGCAGTAACAACGATACCTCGTTTCCGTCTATCCCCAACCTTAAGTGGCAAAACCAAGTCTACCTTACTGAGCAACTGACTGACTTTAAAAGTGGCAAGCGTGAGGACAAAACGATGTCCAAAGTCGCGCAACTATTGTCAGAAGAAGACATCAAGAAGTTAGCTAATTACTTTTACCAACTGAACAACACAGGGTCACCACAATGA
- a CDS encoding Fur family transcriptional regulator yields MRDIEAIIEHVKQGCKTNGKQFTAKRLLILRALVHADKALSAYEIVEYCKEHFDQHVQAMSVYRVLEFLEEQHLAHKLQVSNKYILCDHILCDHEHGIPQFLICSKCDKISEQTIAPSIIRDLQSHAKQEGFTVTSPQLEISCVCDECVDT; encoded by the coding sequence ATGAGAGACATCGAAGCGATCATCGAGCACGTAAAACAAGGCTGTAAAACAAACGGAAAACAGTTTACCGCTAAAAGACTGTTGATACTGCGTGCACTGGTTCATGCCGACAAAGCGCTGTCTGCGTATGAAATCGTTGAATATTGTAAGGAACACTTTGATCAACATGTTCAAGCGATGTCGGTTTATCGAGTGTTGGAGTTTCTTGAAGAGCAGCACTTAGCGCACAAGCTGCAAGTCTCTAATAAATACATACTTTGCGACCATATCCTTTGCGATCATGAGCACGGCATCCCGCAGTTTTTGATTTGCTCTAAGTGCGACAAAATCAGCGAGCAAACCATCGCCCCTTCCATCATTCGCGATCTTCAATCTCACGCAAAGCAAGAAGGCTTTACTGTAACAAGCCCCCAGTTAGAGATTAGCTGCGTATGTGATGAATGCGTCGACACATAA
- the cqsA gene encoding alpha-hydroxyketone-type quorum-sensing autoinducer synthase: MSDKTKNKPLPSFIEERLNFYIQDLITQNQSQKHLVLGKRPQRSAVVMQSNDYLALSHNKQIQQAHQAAICEHDDNVVMSAIFLQDEQSKPAFETELANYVGMESCMLSQSGWAANIGLLQTICPPETPVYIDFLAHMSLWEGIRAAGAVAHPFMHNNMNHLRKQLERHGSGVIVVDSVYSTIGTIAPLRDIYEMAQEFDCAVVVDESHSLGTHGENGAGLVQALGLTNQVDFITVSLAKTFAYRAGAILGPKQLSRTLPFVAYPAIFSSTVLPQEVVRLEKTLEVIKGAEGKREALFNRAKSLTTGLKRIGFNIRSESQIVALECGNERNTERVRDFLEQRDVFGAVFCRPATGKNKNIIRFSVNADMTPKDIDHVLTVCHEAYHHPELEFV; this comes from the coding sequence ATGAGTGATAAAACAAAAAACAAACCACTACCTTCCTTTATCGAAGAACGCTTGAACTTCTATATTCAAGACCTGATTACCCAGAATCAAAGCCAAAAGCATTTGGTATTGGGTAAACGCCCCCAGCGCAGTGCCGTTGTGATGCAGAGCAATGATTACCTAGCGCTGTCACACAACAAACAGATCCAACAAGCCCATCAAGCGGCGATCTGTGAGCACGATGACAACGTGGTGATGTCTGCCATTTTCTTACAAGATGAGCAGTCTAAACCCGCATTTGAAACAGAACTCGCTAACTATGTCGGAATGGAGAGCTGTATGCTTTCTCAATCAGGCTGGGCGGCCAATATTGGGCTATTGCAAACCATCTGCCCACCGGAGACACCTGTGTATATTGATTTCCTTGCACACATGTCGCTATGGGAAGGAATCCGCGCTGCCGGCGCAGTTGCCCACCCGTTTATGCATAACAATATGAATCACCTACGCAAACAGTTAGAACGCCACGGCTCAGGCGTCATTGTTGTCGACTCGGTTTACAGCACAATCGGCACCATTGCCCCACTGCGCGACATCTACGAAATGGCGCAAGAGTTTGATTGTGCGGTCGTCGTTGATGAATCCCATTCACTGGGTACACATGGAGAGAATGGTGCAGGCTTAGTGCAAGCATTGGGGCTCACCAACCAAGTCGACTTCATCACCGTTAGCTTGGCAAAAACCTTTGCTTATCGCGCTGGGGCAATCCTTGGCCCTAAACAACTGTCTAGAACCTTGCCGTTTGTGGCGTACCCTGCGATTTTTAGCTCAACAGTGTTACCACAAGAAGTGGTTCGTTTAGAGAAAACGTTAGAGGTGATCAAAGGTGCGGAAGGCAAACGAGAAGCCTTATTCAATCGGGCAAAATCGCTAACTACGGGGCTAAAACGAATTGGCTTTAACATCCGCAGTGAGTCTCAAATTGTAGCGTTAGAGTGCGGCAATGAGAGAAACACTGAACGTGTGCGTGACTTCCTAGAACAGCGCGATGTGTTCGGTGCGGTATTCTGCCGCCCTGCGACTGGCAAGAACAAAAACATCATCCGTTTTTCAGTGAATGCCGACATGACGCCAAAAGACATTGACCATGTGCTCACGGTTTGTCACGAAGCGTACCATCACCCCGAGTTAGAGTTCGTGTAA